The sequence CACGGGTACCCGAAGGTGTGGATCGAGATCGCCGCCGAATGGGGCACCCGCGACTACTGGCGTGAGTGGACCGCCGTCCGTGCGCCCGCGTTGCTCATCGAGGCGGGCAACTCCGTCACGCCGCCGGGGCAGATGCGCCGGATGGCCGAAACCGGTTGGCGCACCACATATCTGGCCGTTCATGACGCCGGCCACCTGGTGCACGACGACGCGCCGCGCGCCTACCGACAGGCGGTGGAGTCGTTTCTAGCGTCGCTCGCCGAGCGCTCCTGAGCCCGGCCACACCGGTTGCTGTTCGAAGCGGGTGCGCACGGCGTCCAGGTCGTGTTGCACGCGCAGCGCGTCGCGGTCGTCGGCCGGATCGGACCCGTAGGCGCGGCCGGCGGTCAACATGGCCATCCACAACTCATGCAGGCGCAGTTGTGACAGCAGGCGGGTCAGTGCAGTACTCATGGCAGTAATCATTCGCTAGTAAAGATCCCGCCAACAGTGGCAGGAAAGACACGTTCAGATAAAATGCTGCCATGGCATTGAAAAGCGTATCTGCGCTGGTGCTGGATGGTCTAGCGATTTTCGAGTTCGGCGTGATCTGCGAGGTGTTCGGCATCGACCGTTCCTCGGACGGCGTGCCGAACTTCGACTTCAAGGTGTGTGGGCCCCAGCCCGGGCAGCCGCTTTCCACCTCTGTCGGTGCGGCGCTGACACCCGATCACGGTCTCGACGATCTGGTCGGGGCCGACCTGGTGGCCATTCCGGCGATCGGAACCTCGGAGTATCTGCCCGAGGCGCTGGCGGCGGTCGAGGCGGCCGCCGACTCCGGCTCGATCATCCTCACGGTGTGCTCGGGCGCGTTCGTCGCCGGCGCGGCCGGCCTGCTCGACGGCAGGCCGTGCACCACTCACTGGATGCACGCCGACGAACTCGCCCGCCGGTATCCGACGGCCAAGGTCGACCGCAACGTGTTGTTCGTCGACGACGGCAACTTGATCACCAGCGCCGGTACCGCGGCCGGCATCGACGCCTGCCTGCACCTGGTGCGACGCGAGCTCGGCAGCGAGGTGACCAACAAGATCGCCCGCCGCATGGTGGTGGCGCCCCAGCGCGACGGTGGTCAGCGGCAGTACATCGACCAGCCGATCCCGGTGCGGTGTTCGGAACGCTTCGCGCCGCACCTTGATTGGATTCTGGGCAACCTCGACCAGCCACACACGGTCGCCACGTTGGCGGCCCGCGCGCACATGTCCGTTCGCACGTTCGCCCGCCGCTTCGTCGAGGAGACCGGGCGCACCCCCATGCAGTGGGTGACCGACCAGCGGGTGTTGTATGCGCGCCGCCTGCTCGAGGAGACCGACCTCGACGTCGACCGGATCGCCGAGCGTTCGGGTTTCGGCACCGCGACGCTGCTGCGCCATCACTTCCGCCGGATCATCGGCGTGACGCCGTCGGACTACCGGCGCCGGTTCGCCTGCGCCTCAGACGGGGCCGCGGCCACCGCCTGAACTCTCCGGGCGCGAACGTGGGTTACCCGCACGCCCAGACGCGGATCCGCGTGACGCAACCCCACACTCGGCGGTCACGGGTTGCCCTCACCGGCGAGCGCGTAACGACCGTCGTCGGTCTGCTCCACCAGCCCGTCGACCAGAAGCGAATCCAGGGCGCGGTCGCGCTGTGCGGTGTCGGTCTGCCACGCGACGTCGAGCTCCGCCCGGGTGACGGGAGAGTCTTTGCCGCGCAACACATCCAGCAGCCGGCCACGGGCCTGCCGGTCGGTTCCCGCGTAGCGCTGCGGCCGTCGCGCAGGGGTGGCCGAGGCCGGATATCCGCGTGCACGCCATGCGCACACGCTGAGCGGGCACCCGCCGCAGCGTGGCGCACGGGCGGTGCACACCGTGGCGCCGAGCTCCATGAGCGCAACCGAAAACCTCGGCGCGTCATCGCTTTCCGGAAGCAACGCTGCCACGTCGGTGAGATCGCGTGCCGAGGGGGCGGCGTCCGCGCGGCCGTGGACCACCCTCGCCACGACGCGGCGGACGTTGGTGTCGACGACGGGAACCCGCTGCTGGAAGGCGAAGCAGGCCACGGCACGCGCGGTGTAGGCCCCGATTCCGGGCAGTGTCAACAGCGTGTCGACATCGGCGGGCACCACGTCGTCGTACCGGGTGGCGATCACCGTCGCGCACTCGTGCAGCCGTTTGGCGCGACGCGGATAGCCGAGCTTGCCCCAGGCGCGCAGCACGTCGGCGGCGCCGGCCGCGGCGGTGGCAGACGGCGTCGGCCAGCGCGCCACCCACGCTTCCCATATCGGCTGCACCCGCGCGACAGGCGTCTGTTGCAGCATGAACTCGCTGACCACGACCTGCCACGGCGTCACACCGGGGCGCCGCCACGGCAGGTCGCGGCGTGCGCCGTCGTACCAGTCGAGCAGCTGGGGCACAATGTCAGTCATGCCGCATACCAGCCCGGTAACCGCTTGGAAAGCACTCAAAGAAGGTAACGAGCGGTTCGTCGCGGGCAAACCGCTGCATCCAAGCCAGGGAGTCGAGCACCGGGCCGGCCTCGCCGAGTCCCAGACGCCGACGGCGGTGGTGTTCGGATGTGGCGACAGCCGGGTGGCCGCCGAGTTGATCTTCGACCAGGGGCTCGGCGACATGTTCGTGGTGCGCACCGCCGGACACGTCATCGACGCCGCGGTGCTCGGCTCGGTCGAGTACGCCGTCGCGGTGCTCGACGTGCCGCTGATCGTGGTGCTGGGCCACGACAGTTGCGGGGCGGTCAAGGCGACGCTGTCGGCGCTCGACGAGGGCGTGGTGCCCGGCGGCTATGTGCGCGACATCGTCGAACGGGTCATCCCGTCGATCCTGCTGGGTCGCCGCGACGGCCTGACCAGGGTCGACGAGTTCGAGGCCCGCCACGTCATCGAGACCGGCGTGCAACTGATGGCGCGCTCGACGACCATCTCCGACGGGGTGGAGGCGGGCACGCTGGCGATCGTCGGCGCCACCTACCACCTGGCCGACGGCCGCGTAGGGTTGCGGGCCCACCTGGGCGACATCGGCGAAGCCTGACACGCGACACGCCGAGGCGCCTCGGACAACTGGGCGTGACCTGGGCTTATCGTGGCCCTGTGCTGGATCTGGAACCGCAAGGCCCGCTACCTCCGCAGATTTACTGGCGGCGCAGGGCACTGGCGCTGGGCTTGGCGGTACTGGTCATCGGCGTGATTTCGGCGATCGTGGTCGCGATCGTGGCCAACACCGGGTCGGCCGAAACCACCAACGCCGAGCAGGCGGTCCCGAGCCCGGAAGCCGCGCCGACACCACTGCCCGGAGAAAACCCCGAGGTCAAGTCGCCCGTCATGCCGCCGCCGGAGGCGGCCCCGCCGGCGACGCCGACCCCGACCGCGGCGGTCACCCCGCCGCCGGTGCTCAAGGAGGGCGACGACTGCCCGGACTCGACGCTCGCGGTCAAGGGCATCACCAACCAACCGCAGTACGTGGTGGGCGATCAGCCGAAGTTCACCATGGTGGTCACCAACATCGGCCTGGTCTCGTGCAAGCGTGACGTCGGAGCCGCCGTGCTGGCCGCCTACGTGTACGGGTTGGACAACAACCGGTTGTGGTCGAACCTGGACTGCGCACCGTCGAACGAGACGCTGGTCAAGACGTTCCAGCCGGGCGAGCAGGTGACCACGGAGGTGACCTGGACGGGGATGGGTTCGGCGCCGGGATGTCCGCTGCCGCGTGAGCCCATCGGTCCCGGTACGTACAACCTCGTGGTGCAGCTGGGCAATCTACGTTCGGCGACGGTGCCGTTCATCCTGGCCGAGCAGGCGCAGGTGCCCCATGCCGAGGGGGCGCCGCTGCCGGGTCCCGCCCCCGCCGCGGGCTGACACCCCGCTCTCGAACTTCGCCCAAAGGGACATTTGGGCGGGAAAGTGCGAGTAAATCCCGCCAAAACGTCGATCTCGACGGGGTGCGAAAACGCGGTCAGGCCAGCCGGTCGGCGATCGTGGATTCGGCCAGCTGCGAGAGGCCCTCACGGATATGGCGCGCCCACATCGAACCGATGCCTTCCACCGACTGCAGATCGCCCGCGCTGGCCGCCAGCAACCCCTGCAGCGACCCGAACGAGCGCACCAACAGGTCGACGTGGGCGAACTGCAGCCGCGGAATGCCGGCCATCGCGCGGTAGCCACGCGAACTCATCGCCGAATCCTGCGCCTCCATCGTGGACGGATACCCGAAAACCCTTGCCAGCGCGGTGAAGTCGAGCAGCTCGTTGTCAGACAGCGCATCGAGCTCGTCAAGCGTGGTCCTCACCTGTTCAGCGGTGGGCGGATCAGGGTTGGCGTGATAGTCGCGCACGATCAGCTCGCGGGCGGTGTCGTTGTCGCCGACCAGTTCCTCGACCTGAAGCTTGAGCTGCCGTCCGTCCGTACCCAGTTCGACCACGTCGGCGTCGATCTCCAGACTGATCCGGCGCACCATCTCGAGTCGCTGCACCACGGTCATCACGTCGCGCAACGTCACGAAGTCCTCGATCTCGGCCGTCGACAGCTGCCTGCTCACCTCGTCGAGGCGGGTCTTGTAGCGCTCAAGGGTGTCGATGGTCTGGTTGGCCCGCGACAGGATGGTCGCCGAATCGGGAACCACGTGGCGCTCGCCGGCGACATAGACCGTCACGATGCTCATCGAATGGCTCACCGAGATCACCGGATAACCGGTCTGGATCGCGGTGCGCTCGGCTGACCGGTGCCGGGTACCGGATTCCTCGGTCGGGATCGACGGGTCGGGCACCAGCTGCACATTGGCCCGCAGGATGCGGCTGCCGTCGCTGGAGAGCACCACCGCGCCGTCCATCTTCGAAAGTTCGCGCAGCCGGGTCGGCGCGTAGCGGATGTCGAGTTCGAAACCACCGTCGCAGATGGCTTCGACGCTGTCGTCGTACCCGATCACGATCAGCGCCCCGGTGCGGCCGCGCAGGATGCGCTCCAGACCGTCGCGCAAGGCGGTGCCCGGGGCGAGGCGTGCAAGCGTCTCGCGCATCGTGGGCCGGGCCAACTGCACCACTTTGCGCCCGGCTCGGCCGCCCGCCTTCACGGCCATCGCCCCCTCCTAAGATCGGTCGGAGTTATCGGTCATCTTTGCTGATCTCTTGCAGAACCCGCAATGCCGCGCCGATGTTGTCGGCCGCGATCGCGCGCAGACCCGCAGGCACCGATGCCACGCCCGGCGGCACCACGGCACGGCTGAAGCCCAGCCGCGCGGCCTCGGCGAGACGCCGATCCATCCCGGTGACGCGCCGCAGATCACCGGCCAGCCCGACCTCCCCGATCGCGACGACGGCGGCCGGTACCGGCAGGTTCATCCGGGACGACGCGATGGCGACCGCCACCGCCAAGTCCGCCGACGGGTCGGTCAACCGCATGCCGCCGACGGTGGACAAGTAGATGTCGTGACCGCTGATGCCAAGCTGCGCGTGCTTGTCGAGCACGGCCGTGATCATCGCGGCCCGGGCCGAGTCGATGCCGCTGACCGCGCGCCGCGCCGGACCGTTTGCTGCCGGGCCGATGAGCGCCTGCACTTCGCCGATCAGCGGTCGCTTGCCGTCCAGCGTCACGGTGATCGCGGTGCCCGCCACCGGTTTGGGCCGCAGGTCGCGGAACAATCCCGACGGATCGGCGACGCCTTCGATTCCGTTGTCGTGCAACAGGAAACAACCGACCTCGTCGGCCGCGCCGAACCGGTTCTTGACGCCGCGGACCATCCGCAGCGACGACGCGCGGTCACCCTCGAAGTGCAAGACGACGTCGACCAGATGCTCCAGTGACCGCGGACCCGCGATGGCGCCGTCCTTGGTGACGTGGCCGACGAGGATCAGCGCGACGCCCGAGGTCTTGGCGGCCATCGTGAGGGCGGTGGTGACCGCGCGCACCTGGGTGACGCCGCCGGTGACGCCGTCGGCCTCGGAGGTCGACATGGTCTGCACGGAGTCGACGACCACGAGGCTGGGCTGCACTTCCTCGATGTGGCCGAGCGCCGTGGACAGATCCGATTCGGCGGCGAGGTACACCTCGTCGTGCGTGCATCCGGTGCGTTCGGCCCGCATCCGGATCTGGCCCGCCGACTCTTCGCCCGACAGGTACAGCGCCCGCTTACCCGCCTTGGCCCACTGGTGCGCGACCTCGAGCAGCAGCGTCGACTTGCCGACGCCGGGATCGCCCGCCAACAACGTCACCGAGCCCGGCACCAGCCCGCCGCCGAGCACCCGGTCGAGCTCGTCGACGCCGGTGCGGAAGTGCTTGGTGCGGCCTGGGTCGATCGAGCTGATGGGCACGGCCGGCGATGCGGGTGCGACGGCGCGCCTTGCGGGTGCGCCGTGGACGGCGGCCAGCATCGTCACCTCGTCGACGGTGCCCCAGGTTCCGCAGTCCGGGCAGCGGCCGACCCACTTGGGGGTGAGGTGGTGGCATTCCGAGCAGCGGTACTGCGAACGCTGAGCTTTGGCCACGCTGTGACCGTAGTCCCGTAGACCGACAGAACCGCCGCGGCGAGCTGCCGTGTCGCCGATCAGCGGTCAGTGACCGCCCGAGTGACCGCCCGCCCCGCCGGTGTTCTGCACGGCTTCGCGGCGCGGGGCCTCACCGGCCGACAGCGGCACCTGCACCTTGCCTTCGCCGGCCTTCTCGAAGGTGAAGGTGAACTCGTAGGTCAGGCCGTTGGTGATCGGCTTGGTCAGCGAAACCTTGGCCTCGGCGGCCTCGGCGGCCTCCACGCTCTCCAGCGGCGTGATCTGGCCGTCGGGAGCGCCGACGATCAGGACCCCACCGGCGGGCAGCGTGGTGTCACCGGTCAGGGTCACCGAGCCGACCTCGGAGTCGATCGACACCAGCTTGTCGTCGTTCTCCCGCGACTGGTTGGACGCCTGGAACATCAGCTCGACGTCGGTGCCGGGCTGGACGAAGTCCGATGACTGGATGACCTGCAGGTGGATGTTGCGCAGGGCAACGTCGCCGATGTTTGCGCTGGTGCCGTTGACTCCGGGCTCCTGCATCGCGGTCTGGGACACCTGCCCCGCTCCGCAGCCACTCAACGCTCCACCGACTAGGACGGCGGCGGCCAGCCCGCAAGCGGCCATTTTGAAGCGGTCCACACGTGCCTCCTGCTCGACCGTCAGCGACCGGACGCGGTCGCGGGATTTCGACTATGCACAGTAGTAGGTGCGTCGCGCAGGCGGTAGCAGAGGTGGCACCCAAACCTGCCCAGCCACTGCAAAGCCCGCGCCGAGAAGGTCTGTCGGGCAGCTGTTCCGGGTCCGCGCCTTGCACGTATTCATCGCTCTGTCAAGCCCCGTTCATCTGCTGCGGTGCCCCTGACCTGCACAGTTGGTGCCCGCGTGTCTTGGCCCCGTGCTAACATTGGGATGTGAAAGGGGCTCGAAACTGATGATTTTTAAGGTCGGAGACACCGTTGTTTACCCCCACCACGGTGCTGCGTTGATCGAGGCGATTGAAACCCGAACCATCAAAGGCGAACAGAAGGAATATCTCGTCTTGAAGGTTGCCCAAGGGGACCTCACGGTTCGAGTGCCTGCCGAGAACGCAGAGTATGTCGGGGTGCGCGACGTGGTCGGCCAGGAGGGTCTGGACAAAGTCTTCCAGGTGCTCCGTGCTCCGCATACCGAGGAACCGACCAACTGGTCGCGCCGGTACAAGGCCAATCTCGAGAAGCTGGCCTCCGGTGACGTCAACAAGGTCGCCGAGGTGGTTCGCGACCTGTGGCGTCGGGACCAGGAACGCGGTCTGTCTGCAGGCGAGAAGCGGATGCTGGCCAAGGCTCGGCAGATTCTGGTCGGTGAGCTCGCGCTGGCCGAGAACACCGACGACGCCAAGGCTTCGAGCATCCTCGACGAGGTGCTGGCCGCCGCCTCCTGACGGCCATGACGGGCCTGCCACGGATCGGGCTCGGCACCGACGTTCACCCCATTGAGGCCGGACGGCCGTGCTGGCTGCTGTGCCTGTTGTTCGACGACGCCGACGGCTGCGCAGGCCACTCCGACGGGGATGTGGCTGCGCATGCATTGTGCGACGCGCTGCTGTCGGCCGCCGGACTCGGCGATCTCGGTGAGGTGTTCGGCACCGGCAGGCCCGAATGGCGCGACGCGAGCGGCGCGGACATGCTGCGCCATGTGCGCGAGCTGGTTGAGGCCGCGGGCTTGCGGATCGGCAATGCGGCGGTCCAGGTGATCGGAAACCAACCCAGGGTTGGGCCGCGGCGCACGGAGGCCCAGAAGCTGCTCTCGGAGCTGCTGGACGCCCCGGTTTCGGTGTCGGCGACGACGACCGACGGCCTCGGGCTCACCGGCCGCGGTGAGGGCTTGGCCGCGATCGCCACCGCCCTGGTTGTCGCCGCCGCCGACGGGCCGGCGCAGCCGGTGCGGGATATGCACAAATAGGCCGGTAAGCTGGCGCGTCGTGACCAATCGCGACGGAGCTCCCGCCATGCGGCTCCACGACACCATGAGCGGTGCCGTACGCGATTTCGTGCCGGTCAAACCCGGGCATGTGTCGATCTACCTGTGCGGGGCGACCGTTCAGGGGCTGCCGCACATCGGCCATGTCCGCAGCGGGGTGGCGTTCGACGTGCTGCGGCGGTGGCTGATGGCCAAGGGCTACGACGTCGCGTTCATCCGCAACGTCACCGACATCGACGACAAGATCCTCGCCAAGGCCGCCGACGCCGGCCGGCCATGGTGGGAGTGGGCCGCCACCTACGAACGCGCGTTCACGGACGCCTACAACGCGCTGGGCGTGCTTCCGCCGTCCGCTGAGCCGCGGGCCACCGGCCACATCACCCAGATGGTCGAGCTGATCGAGCGGCTGATCGAACGCGGCCACGCCTACGCCAGCGGCGGCGACGTGTACTTCGACGTGCTCAGCCTGCCCGGCTACGGCAAGTTGTCCGGCCACAAGATCGCCGACGTGCACCAGGGCGAGGGAGTGGCCACCGGCAAGCGCGACCAGCGCGACTTCACGCTGTGGAAAGGCGCCAAACCCGGCGAACCGTCCTGGCCGACGCCGTGGGGGCGGGGCAGGCCCGGCTGGCACACCGAGTGCGTGGCGATGTGCGAGGGCTACCTCGGCGCCGAGTTCGACATCCACGCCGGCGGCATGGATCTGGTGTTCCCGCATCACGAGAACGAGATCGCGCAGGCCGAGGGCGCAGGCGACCGCTTCGCGCGGTTCTGGCTGCACAACGGCTGGGTCACCATGGGCGGCGAGAAGATGAGCAAATCGCTGGGCAATGTGTTGGCGATTCCGGCTGTGCTGCAACGGGTCCGGGCGGCCGAGCTGCGGTACTACCTGGGCAGCGCCCATTACCGCTCGATGCTCGAGTTCACCGAGACCGCGTTGGCCGACGCCGCGCGGGCCTACAGCGGTATCGAGGACTTCCTGCACCGGGTGCGCAGCCGCGTCGGCGCGGTCGTGCCCGGACAGTGGACACCGAAGTTCGCCGCGGCGCTCGATGACGATCTGGCGGTGCCCGCGGCGTTGGCCGAAGTGCACGCCGCGCGCGCCGAAGGTAACCGGGCGCTGGACGCGGGCGATCACGAAACCGCCCTCGCGCAGGCGATGTCGATCCGGGCGATGATGGGCATCCTCGGCGCCGACCCGCTCGACGAGCGCTGGGAGTCCAGGGACGAGACGCGGGCCGCGCTGCGGGCCGTCGAGGTGTTGGTCACCGCCGAGCTGCAGCGCCGGGAGGACGCCAGGGCCCGGCGGGACTGGGCGGAGGCCGACGCGATCCGTGATCGGCTCAAGGAGGCCGGAATCGAGGTCACCGACACCGCCGACGGGCCACAGTGGACGCTGCTCGACGGGTATACGAAGTAGATGGCTGGCAATTCACGACGCCGGGGCGCGGTGCGCAAGCCGGGGACCAAGAAGGGCCCGAAGGTCGGCTCGGGTGGGGTGCGCAGGCGCGGCCTGGAAGGCCGCGGCCCGACCCCGCCCGCACACATGCGACCGAACCATCCCGCCGCCAAGCGCGCCGCCAAGGGTCAGCGGCGCCCTGCCCGCAAGACCGACGACACCGAGATCGTGCTGGGTCGCAACCCGGTGCTGGAGTGCCTGCGCGCCGGGGTCCCGGCCACCGCGTTGTACGTGGCGCTCGGCGCGGAGGCCGACGAGCGGTTGACCGAATCCGTTCGCATTGCGGCAGATTCGGGCATCTCCATCCTCGAGGTGCCCCGTCACGACCTCGACCGCATCGCCGCCAACGGCCTGCATCAGGGTGTGGCGCTGCAGGTGCCGCCCTACACCTACGCGCACCCCGACGATCTGCTGGCGGCCGCCACCGCCTCGGGCTCGCCGGCGCTGCTGGTGGCGTTGGACAACATCTCCGATCCCCGCAACCTCGGTGCGATCGTGCGTTCGGTCGCCGCGTTCGGCGGCCACGGCGTGCTGATCCCGCAGCGACGGTCGGCCTCGGTGACCGCGGTGGCGTGGCGCACCAGCGCCGGGGCCGCCGCCCGCCTGCCGGTGGCCAGGGCGACGAATCTGACGCGGACGCTGAAGAGTTGGGCCGACGCCGGGCTCCAGGTGGTCGGTCTGGACGCGGGGGGAGACACCCCGCTCGACGAGCTCGACGGCTCCGGGCCGATCGTCGTCGTGGTCGGCTCCGAGGGCAAGGGGTTGTCGCGGCTGGTGCGGGAGAACTGCGACATGGTGGTGTCCATTCCGATGGCGGGGCCGACCGAGTCGCTGAACGCGTCGGTGGCCGCGGGCGTGGTGCTGGCCGAGATCGCCCGTCAGCGCCGCGGCTGAGTCTGCTGAGCGGCGATCAGACGCCGAACAGCTTCATGCTCAGCCACAAGGCGAGCACCGCGACCACGAGGGTGAGTGGAACCGTGCACAGCCCGACGCGGCTGAACTCCCCGGCGCGCACCGAGATCTCGCGACGGACCACCCCTCGCCACAACAAGTTGGCCAGCGATCCGATGTAGGTGAGGTTGGGGCCGATGTTCACGCCGATCAACACGGCCAGCACGGCCCCGGGCGACGACACCAGCGGCAGCAGCACGAGCACGGCAGGCAGGTTGTTGACCACGTTGGACAACACGGCTGCCACCACGGCAAGCCCCAACAGGGCAGCCAGGCCGTGACCGGTGGGCAGCACATCGCGCACCGCGGCACCGAGGCCGTTGGTGATCACGGCGGCGACCACCACCCCAAGGCACAGCACAAACACCAGGAACGGAACATCCGCGGCCGCCACCATGCCGCGCACGCTGCTGGTGCGCCGCACCAGTCCGCGGGCCCCGAGCACGACCACCCCGGCGAGCGCTGCCCACGCCGGGGAGAACCCCAGCATCGACACCACACCGAAGCCAAGCAGCGTCAGCCCCAACACCACCAGTGGCACCACAGGTATGTGCACGGGTTCGCCGGACGGTCGAGGTGGCGCAGCGGCCGAAAGCTCGCCGGCGAAAACCCAACGCAACACCACGAATTCGACGGCGATCGCGGCCATCCAGGGCAAGGCCATGACGGCGGTGAAGTGGAAAAACGAGATTCCGGCCGCGGTGAAGGCCAAGAGGTTCGTCAGATTCGACACCGGAAGAAGCAGTGAGGCGCTGTTGGCCAGGTGCACCGTGGCGTAGGCGTGTGCCTTGGGTGGAACGGCAAGCATCCTTGCCGTCGCCAACACCACCGGCGTGAGCAGGACCACGGTCGCGTCCAGGCTCAATACCGCGGTTGTCACGGCTGCTGCGAGGAAAACCCTTGAGTAGAACCTACTTTGACTACCGACACTCGTGCGGGCCATGGCCGCCCCGACGGCGCGGAACACCCCTTCGTCGTCGCACAACCGGGCAAGTACCAGGACTGCCGCGAGAAAGCCGACCACCGGTGACAACCGGTTGACCTCGGCCATGGCGTCGGGCACGGAGATCACCCCGAAACCGATGAGCATGCCCGCGGCCGGCACCGCGACGACGGCCTCTGGCCACCGGTGGGGGCGAACGGCGGCGAAGAACACCACGACGGCCAGCGCGACCAGCGCCAGCGTCAGGCCCACGGATCGGTGCGCTGCCAGAGCGTGGGCAGATGCAACGCCACGCCGTCTTCGACGGCCAGCCGGGACAGCACCCGCATCGAGACGTCCAGATCGTCGGTCGCGTACGGCAGGGCCCGCAGCGGCTTGTGCAGCGGGCGGAAGAAGTCGT comes from Mycolicibacterium pulveris and encodes:
- a CDS encoding SLC13 family permease, with the translated sequence MGLTLALVALAVVVFFAAVRPHRWPEAVVAVPAAGMLIGFGVISVPDAMAEVNRLSPVVGFLAAVLVLARLCDDEGVFRAVGAAMARTSVGSQSRFYSRVFLAAAVTTAVLSLDATVVLLTPVVLATARMLAVPPKAHAYATVHLANSASLLLPVSNLTNLLAFTAAGISFFHFTAVMALPWMAAIAVEFVVLRWVFAGELSAAAPPRPSGEPVHIPVVPLVVLGLTLLGFGVVSMLGFSPAWAALAGVVVLGARGLVRRTSSVRGMVAAADVPFLVFVLCLGVVVAAVITNGLGAAVRDVLPTGHGLAALLGLAVVAAVLSNVVNNLPAVLVLLPLVSSPGAVLAVLIGVNIGPNLTYIGSLANLLWRGVVRREISVRAGEFSRVGLCTVPLTLVVAVLALWLSMKLFGV